The following are from one region of the Gammaproteobacteria bacterium genome:
- a CDS encoding arsenate reductase ArsC, whose product MNTRKTVLILCTGNSCRSQMAEALIDHDLGPHIRALSAGTNPGPKVADGAITALQQLDIDTAGLHPKTVDSVMDESIDLVVTVCDNARETCPVFPKPIKSIHMPFHDPHGEPLESFIRVRNQIRDQLLPEIKRRLC is encoded by the coding sequence ATGAATACACGCAAAACGGTTTTGATTCTCTGCACCGGCAACTCCTGCCGCAGCCAGATGGCCGAGGCCCTGATTGATCATGACCTGGGGCCACATATCCGCGCCCTCTCCGCTGGAACCAACCCAGGCCCCAAGGTGGCGGACGGCGCCATCACTGCGCTACAACAGCTCGATATCGACACCGCCGGGCTGCATCCCAAGACAGTGGACTCCGTGATGGATGAATCCATCGACCTGGTGGTTACGGTATGTGACAACGCCAGGGAAACATGCCCAGTCTTCCCCAAACCCATCAAAAGCATCCACATGCCGTTTCACGACCCCCACGGCGAGCCGCTGGAAAGCTTCATCCGGGTGCGTAATCAAATCCGTGATCAACTGCTGCCGGAAATCAAACGCCGCTTATGCTGA
- a CDS encoding pyruvate kinase — protein sequence MTRADKAKPPHHNRPDKTRGKLKALIDELSTLREDMTRLESAFFAEPRDIHPDHVASARNLVHYLALRRHDIRDLQKKLARFGLSSLGRAESHAMAAIDTLLTVLRRLLDPTSPLDFDECQPGGPAIGELLLNTHTDTLLGAPPKSRKVRIMVTLPSDAADDYSMVLGWLKNGVDCARINCAHDDAITWKRMISKIRKAERESGKQCHILMDLAGPKLRTGAIEAGPQFIKWHPPRDSLGRVTSPVRIGLIPSDSEATHSQFTWADAMLPVPQDWLEHLQEGDIVEFTDARGKKRLLNIIKNGTDSCCAECEKTAYVLAGTTLTLRRLAEKGHKSRLSAKCIVGELPHTDAYITLIKDDQLTLTKSSTPGRPAQHDDKDRLIKPAMIPCTLPEIFSDVRQGERIWFDDGKIGGVIKSVTAEQIEVTITHARENGDKLRAGKGINFPDSKLKLPALSAADVEDLRFVVRHADLVGLSFTQQASDVVDLQEWLQKLDVPRMGIILKIETSRGFQQLPEILLAAMRASSAGIMIARGDLAVEYGYERLAEVQEEMLWLCEAAHIPVIWATQVLENLAKTGLPSRAEITDAAQGVRAECVMLNKGSHILEAIRALDDILTRMQAHQDKKTTLLRKLHWWSQIGKEQGQ from the coding sequence ATGACCCGTGCAGACAAGGCAAAACCTCCGCATCACAATCGACCTGACAAAACGCGCGGGAAGCTAAAAGCGCTGATCGACGAGTTAAGTACTCTGCGCGAAGACATGACCAGATTGGAATCTGCCTTCTTTGCGGAGCCACGTGACATTCACCCCGATCACGTCGCGAGCGCACGAAATCTCGTACATTATCTTGCGCTGCGCCGCCATGATATCCGCGACCTGCAAAAGAAGCTGGCGCGCTTCGGCCTATCGTCGCTGGGGCGTGCCGAATCGCACGCGATGGCCGCCATCGACACCCTCCTCACGGTGCTTCGCCGATTGCTGGACCCCACCTCACCCCTGGATTTTGACGAATGTCAGCCCGGCGGCCCTGCTATTGGTGAGCTTTTGTTAAATACACACACCGACACACTGCTTGGCGCACCCCCGAAGAGTAGGAAGGTGCGCATCATGGTCACCCTGCCAAGCGACGCCGCAGACGACTACTCGATGGTACTGGGATGGCTGAAAAACGGCGTGGACTGCGCACGCATCAATTGCGCACATGACGATGCGATCACATGGAAACGGATGATCTCAAAAATACGCAAAGCCGAACGTGAATCGGGAAAACAATGCCATATCCTGATGGACCTTGCCGGCCCTAAGCTACGCACCGGAGCGATCGAGGCTGGTCCCCAATTCATAAAATGGCATCCCCCGCGCGACAGTCTGGGCCGCGTAACGAGCCCAGTACGCATCGGCCTGATCCCCTCGGACTCGGAGGCAACACATAGCCAATTTACTTGGGCTGATGCAATGTTACCCGTCCCCCAGGATTGGCTGGAACACCTTCAGGAAGGGGATATCGTAGAATTCACTGACGCGCGCGGCAAAAAGAGGCTGCTCAATATCATCAAGAACGGAACGGACTCCTGCTGCGCAGAATGCGAAAAAACTGCCTACGTTCTAGCCGGGACCACGCTTACTCTCCGGCGCCTGGCGGAAAAAGGTCATAAATCCCGTCTATCCGCCAAGTGTATTGTTGGGGAATTGCCCCACACAGACGCCTACATCACCCTAATAAAAGATGACCAGCTTACCCTGACAAAATCCTCAACCCCTGGACGCCCTGCCCAGCATGACGACAAAGATAGGTTGATAAAACCGGCCATGATTCCCTGCACGCTGCCAGAAATATTCTCTGATGTACGGCAGGGCGAACGAATCTGGTTTGACGATGGAAAGATCGGGGGCGTGATCAAATCAGTCACCGCAGAGCAGATAGAAGTCACCATCACCCACGCCCGGGAAAACGGCGATAAATTGCGTGCTGGAAAAGGCATTAATTTTCCTGACAGCAAATTGAAGCTACCGGCACTCTCCGCCGCAGATGTCGAAGACTTGCGGTTCGTCGTGAGACACGCGGATCTGGTGGGATTATCGTTCACGCAGCAGGCCTCCGATGTAGTTGACCTGCAAGAATGGCTACAAAAACTCGATGTACCCCGAATGGGGATCATCTTGAAAATTGAAACCTCCCGTGGCTTCCAGCAGCTGCCGGAAATTCTGCTCGCGGCGATGCGTGCAAGCAGCGCTGGAATCATGATTGCACGCGGCGATCTGGCTGTCGAATACGGCTATGAACGGCTGGCGGAAGTGCAAGAAGAGATGCTTTGGTTATGTGAGGCGGCACATATACCCGTGATCTGGGCAACCCAGGTGCTCGAAAACCTGGCAAAAACCGGCTTGCCTTCACGCGCAGAGATAACGGATGCGGCGCAAGGCGTTCGAGCGGAATGCGTCATGCTCAACAAGGGATCCCACATCCTGGAGGCAATACGTGCGCTTGACGACATTCTCACCCGCATGCAGGCCCATCAAGACAAGAAGACAACCCTGTTACGAAAACTACACTGGTGGTCGCAAATAGGAAAAGAGCAGGGCCAATAA
- a CDS encoding metalloregulator ArsR/SmtB family transcription factor, with protein sequence MLNEQLFFEALSDETRRRLLLLIMKQDELCVCELFFALDLPQPKISRHLAVIREALILATRKEGTWVFYRLHPQLPLWAIKILEMMAQGIEHGNIYHQDEKRLGLMENRPSKCCT encoded by the coding sequence ATGCTTAATGAACAGCTTTTTTTTGAAGCCCTGTCGGATGAAACCCGCCGCCGCCTGCTTTTATTGATTATGAAACAGGATGAGCTGTGTGTATGTGAATTGTTTTTTGCGCTCGACCTGCCGCAACCCAAGATATCGCGCCACCTCGCCGTCATCCGTGAAGCATTAATATTGGCGACGCGCAAGGAAGGGACCTGGGTATTTTACCGCCTGCATCCGCAATTGCCGTTGTGGGCCATCAAGATATTGGAAATGATGGCGCAAGGCATTGAGCATGGAAATATCTATCACCAGGATGAAAAACGCCTGGGATTGATGGAAAACCGCCCATCGAAATGTTGCACATAA